Proteins encoded within one genomic window of Coriobacteriia bacterium:
- the crcB gene encoding fluoride efflux transporter CrcB, whose translation MARDVIVVALGGAFGAALRFGLGGWIATRTGAGFPWPTFVINIAGAFLIGILMAMSLDRGFVPGNWRLFLGTGVLGGFTTFSTLSYESIALMERGLMAAGFANMFGSGVVGLAAAWLGILIGRSI comes from the coding sequence TTGGCCCGGGACGTGATCGTAGTGGCGCTTGGCGGCGCTTTCGGCGCTGCACTGCGCTTCGGTCTCGGCGGCTGGATCGCCACGCGCACCGGGGCGGGCTTTCCTTGGCCGACATTCGTCATCAACATAGCTGGCGCATTCCTCATCGGCATCCTCATGGCCATGTCGCTGGATCGCGGGTTTGTGCCCGGCAACTGGCGGCTGTTCCTCGGCACGGGGGTTCTGGGCGGGTTCACGACGTTTTCGACGCTGTCGTATGAGTCGATCGCGCTCATGGAGCGCGGCCTGATGGCGGCGGGGTTCGCGAACATGTTCGGCAGCGGCGTGGTAGGGCTGGCAGCAGCGTGGCTCGGCATCCTTATCGGCCGATCGATCTAG
- a CDS encoding DUF190 domain-containing protein has protein sequence MKTEFDAERVTVMVGETDRWHSHSLYEAIVAMLHAEGVAGATVVKGTLGYGESSRMHAAHLLDLSSDLPMMIVFVDTAENVARVMPKLDEMVGSGLVVVEAVRVAKYSRG, from the coding sequence ATGAAGACTGAATTTGACGCAGAGCGTGTGACCGTGATGGTTGGCGAGACCGACCGCTGGCACTCGCACTCGCTCTATGAGGCCATCGTGGCCATGTTGCATGCCGAGGGAGTCGCCGGCGCCACGGTCGTCAAGGGCACGCTGGGCTACGGTGAATCGAGTCGCATGCACGCCGCCCACCTGCTCGACCTCTCGAGCGATTTGCCGATGATGATCGTCTTCGTGGACACTGCCGAGAACGTCGCGCGCGTGATGCCCAAGCTTGATGAGATGGTGGGCAGCGGCCTTGTGGTCGTCGAGGCCGTGAGGGTCGCAAAGTACTCGCGAGGGTAG
- a CDS encoding AAA family ATPase: MQETENGPDEILYLSDLTRVARRRTPTGSVIVKQDVGGDSRKRLRNELRVLKRLKGIDGVPSLAPQMLARAPHELVLADTGSISLADALTASRMPIPRVMTLAIRLAKIVSDVHRAGIIHLDINPANILLDTTTGAPILIDFDLAATFNEKQMRFQVQSGIHGTLDYLAPEQTGRMNRTADERTDLYSLGVTLYEVSTGLLPFGGQDPLEVVHDHLALVSTSPHVLDPGVPEGLSEIIMHLIEKDPDRRYQSAEGLLHDLKMLDEALSQGETRLALLGERDFPAHFIPPTQLIGRECELARLRLALEDSHCTQGCFGMITGDPGVGKTMLTNELRRMTAEKSGWFIETQANEHRYDTGPGLVARALGMLGGLLLSEPETRLLTATQRMRKGLGNNIGVITAMVPEFALLLGDEHETTEDRSTEAEKRAGVAVVSLLRAVTPLRHPLVMVLGDLQWINESSLNVMSAIIQGGVPGLMVVGTYRETDVGPTHPLAHAMARWEQLGLAPEMLRLDNFGREDLAALLGSMLRLPVEDVESLAAAMSTHTGGNPFDTVELLNALRADKILELGADGWTWDNKEVRRFVSKTEVVALLAA, encoded by the coding sequence ATGCAAGAGACAGAAAACGGCCCCGACGAGATCCTCTACCTCAGCGATTTGACACGGGTCGCCCGTCGGCGCACCCCCACAGGAAGCGTCATCGTCAAGCAGGACGTCGGAGGTGACTCGCGAAAGCGCCTGCGAAACGAATTGCGGGTCCTCAAACGACTCAAAGGAATCGATGGCGTACCCTCGCTCGCCCCGCAGATGCTCGCCAGAGCGCCGCATGAACTCGTCCTCGCAGACACCGGTTCGATTTCTCTCGCCGATGCGCTCACCGCGTCGAGAATGCCGATCCCGCGCGTGATGACGCTGGCCATCCGGCTTGCGAAGATCGTCTCGGACGTACACCGAGCCGGCATCATCCACTTGGACATCAATCCGGCCAACATTCTCCTCGACACCACTACCGGTGCGCCGATCCTCATCGACTTTGATCTTGCGGCAACCTTCAACGAGAAGCAGATGAGATTTCAGGTCCAATCCGGAATCCACGGCACGCTCGACTACCTTGCCCCTGAACAGACCGGCCGCATGAACCGCACCGCCGATGAACGCACCGATCTGTACTCTCTTGGCGTCACACTCTACGAGGTGTCGACAGGCCTCCTGCCTTTTGGCGGGCAGGATCCGCTGGAAGTTGTGCACGATCATCTGGCGCTGGTTTCCACATCGCCCCACGTGCTTGATCCTGGCGTGCCCGAGGGACTGTCAGAGATCATCATGCATCTGATAGAGAAGGATCCCGACCGGCGGTACCAGAGCGCGGAGGGGCTTCTCCATGACCTGAAGATGCTCGACGAAGCGCTGAGCCAAGGTGAGACAAGACTGGCTCTCCTCGGGGAGCGCGATTTTCCCGCGCACTTCATACCGCCCACACAGCTCATCGGCCGCGAATGTGAGCTGGCGAGGCTGCGGCTTGCGCTTGAAGACTCGCACTGCACGCAAGGATGCTTTGGGATGATCACCGGCGATCCTGGGGTCGGCAAGACGATGCTGACCAACGAACTACGACGCATGACCGCAGAAAAATCCGGCTGGTTCATCGAGACCCAAGCCAACGAGCATCGTTACGACACCGGTCCGGGCCTTGTTGCCCGCGCCTTGGGGATGCTCGGCGGACTGCTGCTTTCCGAGCCGGAGACGCGACTGCTCACAGCCACGCAACGCATGAGAAAAGGCCTTGGAAACAACATCGGCGTGATAACCGCGATGGTGCCGGAGTTCGCCTTACTCTTGGGTGACGAGCATGAGACCACAGAGGATCGCTCCACCGAAGCCGAGAAACGCGCTGGGGTAGCTGTCGTAAGTCTACTGCGTGCGGTCACTCCGCTGCGACATCCGCTCGTGATGGTTCTCGGCGATCTTCAGTGGATCAATGAGAGCTCGCTGAATGTCATGAGCGCCATCATCCAGGGAGGCGTTCCCGGCCTTATGGTGGTAGGCACCTATCGCGAAACGGATGTGGGGCCGACACATCCATTGGCTCACGCCATGGCTAGGTGGGAGCAACTCGGGCTTGCACCTGAGATGCTGCGATTGGACAACTTCGGCCGCGAGGATCTCGCAGCGCTTCTGGGATCGATGCTGCGCCTTCCGGTCGAAGATGTAGAGAGCCTCGCCGCGGCTATGAGTACGCATACCGGGGGGAACCCGTTCGACACCGTCGAACTTCTCAACGCCTTGCGAGCCGACAAGATCCTGGAGCTTGGGGCCGACGGCTGGACCTGGGACAACAAGGAAGTCCGGCGTTTCGTAAGCAAGACCGAGGTTGTCGCCTTGCTGGCGGCATGA